A single window of Archangium gephyra DNA harbors:
- the accB gene encoding acetyl-CoA carboxylase biotin carboxyl carrier protein has product MATKRKAVRTEPAATVQSGSARIEGNTTSLDVESLRQIVEILEASEVTRLVWQRGEERLFIRRGPVPAPTIVHAAPVSPSVSPAPVMSAAPVMSAAPAVHHAPAAAPAQAAAAPAAEKPGHSVTSPFVGTFYRTPAPDQPAFVDVGTVVKKGQVLCIIEAMKLMNEIEADVAGRVAEILVENGQPVEFGQALFRIEPV; this is encoded by the coding sequence TTGGCAACCAAGCGCAAGGCAGTGCGAACGGAGCCCGCGGCCACCGTGCAGTCCGGGAGCGCCCGTATCGAGGGCAACACCACGTCCCTGGACGTGGAGTCGCTCCGGCAGATCGTGGAGATCCTCGAGGCCTCCGAAGTGACGCGGCTCGTCTGGCAGCGGGGCGAGGAGCGGCTGTTCATCCGCCGTGGCCCCGTGCCGGCTCCTACCATCGTGCACGCGGCCCCCGTGTCGCCCTCGGTGAGCCCCGCGCCGGTGATGTCCGCCGCGCCGGTGATGTCCGCCGCTCCCGCCGTGCACCATGCTCCGGCCGCCGCCCCGGCCCAGGCCGCCGCGGCTCCCGCCGCCGAGAAGCCCGGTCACTCCGTCACCAGCCCGTTCGTGGGGACGTTCTACCGGACGCCCGCCCCGGACCAGCCCGCTTTCGTTGACGTGGGGACGGTGGTGAAGAAGGGCCAGGTGCTCTGCATCATCGAGGCCATGAAGCTGATGAACGAGATCGAAGCCGACGTGGCGGGCCGCGTGGCGGAGATCCTCGTGGAGAACGGGCAGCCGGTGGAGTTCGGCCAGGCGCTCTTCCGCATCGAGCCGGTCTGA
- the efp gene encoding elongation factor P codes for MAGVIDTSEFRKGMKIEIDGEPFEIVEFQHVKPGKGSAFVRTSIRSLLTGRVLQPTLKSGEKVAKPDIEEKDMQFLYEQGGDFYFMDTRNYEQTFISAEVLGESKNFLKESINASILFYNGKAIGVTLPNSVDLKVTKCDPGVRGDTVSGALKPATLETGYTVNVPLFINEGDVLKIDTRDGKYLTRVATAG; via the coding sequence ATGGCTGGTGTCATCGATACGTCCGAGTTCCGCAAGGGCATGAAGATCGAAATCGACGGTGAGCCGTTCGAGATCGTCGAGTTCCAGCACGTCAAGCCGGGCAAGGGCTCGGCCTTCGTGCGCACGTCCATCCGCAGCCTGCTGACCGGGCGCGTGCTCCAGCCGACCCTCAAGTCCGGCGAGAAGGTGGCCAAGCCCGACATCGAAGAGAAGGACATGCAGTTCCTGTACGAGCAGGGCGGCGACTTCTACTTCATGGACACGCGCAACTACGAGCAGACCTTCATCAGCGCGGAGGTCCTCGGGGAGTCCAAGAACTTCCTGAAGGAGAGCATCAACGCCTCCATCCTGTTCTACAACGGCAAGGCCATTGGCGTGACCCTGCCGAACTCGGTGGACCTGAAGGTCACCAAGTGCGATCCGGGCGTGCGCGGCGACACCGTGTCCGGTGCGCTGAAGCCGGCCACGCTGGAGACGGGTTACACCGTCAACGTGCCGCTCTTCATCAACGAGGGTGACGTCCTCAAGATCGATACGCGCGACGGCAAGTACCTCACGCGCGTGGCCACCGCGGGCTAG
- a CDS encoding tetratricopeptide repeat protein, whose product MDKNKIIEAAAKLVAKGAYDKAIKEYQKVLEVDPKDGRVLQKMGELYQKKNDNVQAAHYFTKVAEGYSTDGFFLKAVALYKQVLKLNPNLLDVNLKLAELHQQLGLMSEAMAYFQIVANHYDKAGDVKNSLDTLKKMVDLDPENVASKIKLAELYARENMPREATQEFKKAAEYLKRNNRMDDWFRVAERLSTLDPDNVALAKDLAQQYLSRGDQKRALARLQVCFKADGRDVETLNMLAQAFHGLGQTAKTISVYKELAKVYQERGRHQDARNIWNQVAELDPADPDYEAYKAESASSAPAPAPAPTPAQAAPAPAPQPAPTAKAPVAPAPAPQPAPAPAPAPAPAPAPAQAAAAPAPAAQAQPGKEQFSKLLTETDVYVKYGLHDKALEHLRKIFAVDPENLDAHEKAFHIYVASGNTAQAGEQLLNVLRLCTRRADVPRAQPYLAIILQQNPGHPEVPAFLSVLQSDEAAPVETAQVESVGEDAILVDSSDEEIVVADAPADALEHPPGDELALVSASSSDEEEGQILSGEFGIPVDSDEGVVLADEPGAAVSGDEPLFGAGDEPEEATTVFMEPAGDEDALAASAALEDEPLLADGEPLALGDDEPQPTQVAAPSADLLQNSFEDDSGFPEPDDMPTRVAMRPAELDALDAEPTSSGSPALAFEDEGTPVDSPALVGSYELEEPELEPEPVPAPVVVAPKAPAPAPKAPAPAAAAPKAPPAAPAKAPAPAAATPAKAQPQAAAPAKAPAPAAAAPAKAQPAPKPQPVVAQVEEPAEEPAGEECDEASFFLDQGLYEEAREILETVQIAFPGHARAEELMARLEALESGGTPAAEEPEESTEAIAVPAVPALGESPAERDAFDLAAELAGEFGDLGGDQPAAPAVEEDFQYSVEEVFAEFKKGLAKVVKPEDVDTHYDLGIAYREMGLMDDALNEFAVAREGCVGKKREVDCLTMIGLLQAQKGDAGAAVGTFKQALASEHATGEVAKAIGFELGLAYEAINEQGKALYHYQRVAALDPNFREAAGHVQRLAATTSPVPDPLPPSGGKTPNAPPPGAMPAAAGAARPRKVGYV is encoded by the coding sequence ATGGACAAGAACAAGATCATCGAAGCCGCCGCCAAGCTCGTTGCGAAGGGCGCCTACGACAAGGCCATCAAGGAGTACCAGAAGGTCCTGGAAGTAGACCCCAAGGACGGCCGCGTCCTCCAGAAGATGGGGGAGCTGTACCAGAAGAAGAACGACAACGTTCAGGCGGCCCACTACTTCACCAAGGTCGCCGAGGGCTACTCGACCGACGGCTTCTTCCTCAAGGCCGTCGCGCTCTACAAGCAGGTCCTCAAGCTCAACCCCAACCTGCTGGACGTCAATCTCAAGCTGGCGGAGCTCCACCAGCAGCTCGGACTGATGTCCGAGGCCATGGCGTATTTCCAGATCGTCGCCAACCACTACGACAAGGCCGGCGACGTCAAGAACTCCCTGGATACGCTCAAGAAGATGGTGGATCTCGACCCCGAGAACGTGGCGTCGAAGATCAAGCTGGCCGAGCTGTACGCGCGCGAGAACATGCCGCGCGAGGCCACCCAGGAGTTCAAGAAGGCCGCCGAGTACCTCAAGCGCAACAACCGGATGGATGACTGGTTCCGCGTCGCGGAGCGCCTGTCCACCCTGGATCCGGACAACGTGGCGCTGGCCAAGGACCTGGCCCAGCAGTACCTGTCGCGCGGAGACCAGAAGCGCGCGCTGGCCCGGCTCCAGGTGTGCTTCAAGGCGGACGGGCGCGACGTCGAGACGCTCAACATGCTGGCCCAGGCCTTCCACGGGCTCGGCCAGACGGCCAAGACGATCTCCGTCTACAAGGAGCTCGCCAAGGTCTACCAGGAGCGCGGCCGCCACCAGGACGCCCGCAACATCTGGAACCAGGTCGCCGAGCTGGATCCGGCTGATCCGGACTACGAGGCGTACAAGGCGGAGAGCGCCAGCTCGGCTCCGGCTCCGGCTCCGGCCCCCACGCCCGCCCAGGCGGCTCCCGCCCCGGCTCCGCAGCCGGCTCCCACCGCCAAGGCTCCGGTGGCCCCGGCTCCCGCGCCCCAGCCGGCTCCGGCGCCCGCGCCCGCGCCCGCTCCGGCCCCCGCGCCCGCCCAGGCGGCTGCCGCGCCCGCGCCCGCTGCCCAGGCCCAGCCCGGCAAGGAGCAGTTCTCCAAGCTGCTGACGGAGACGGACGTCTACGTCAAATACGGCCTGCACGACAAAGCGCTCGAGCACCTGCGGAAGATCTTCGCGGTGGACCCGGAGAACCTCGACGCGCACGAGAAGGCGTTCCACATCTACGTCGCCTCCGGGAACACGGCCCAGGCCGGAGAGCAGCTGCTGAACGTGCTGCGCCTGTGCACGCGCCGCGCGGACGTGCCGCGCGCCCAGCCGTACCTGGCCATCATCCTCCAGCAGAACCCCGGTCACCCCGAGGTGCCCGCCTTCCTGTCCGTGCTGCAGTCGGACGAGGCGGCGCCCGTCGAGACCGCGCAGGTGGAGTCCGTGGGCGAGGACGCCATCCTCGTGGACTCCAGCGACGAGGAGATCGTCGTCGCCGACGCACCCGCGGATGCCCTGGAGCACCCGCCGGGCGACGAGCTGGCCCTGGTCTCCGCGAGCAGCTCGGACGAGGAGGAGGGGCAGATCCTCTCCGGCGAGTTCGGCATTCCGGTGGACTCCGACGAGGGCGTGGTGCTCGCGGACGAGCCCGGCGCGGCCGTGTCGGGTGACGAGCCCCTCTTCGGCGCCGGTGACGAGCCCGAGGAGGCGACGACCGTCTTCATGGAGCCGGCCGGTGACGAGGACGCCCTGGCCGCCTCCGCCGCCCTCGAGGACGAGCCGCTGCTGGCGGACGGGGAGCCCCTGGCGCTCGGCGATGACGAGCCGCAGCCCACGCAGGTGGCCGCGCCCTCGGCCGATCTGCTCCAGAACTCCTTCGAGGACGACTCCGGCTTCCCGGAGCCGGACGACATGCCCACGCGCGTGGCCATGCGCCCGGCGGAGCTGGACGCGCTCGACGCCGAGCCCACCTCCTCGGGTTCCCCCGCGCTGGCCTTCGAGGACGAGGGCACTCCGGTGGACTCGCCGGCGCTCGTCGGCTCCTACGAGCTCGAGGAGCCCGAGCTCGAGCCCGAGCCGGTGCCCGCTCCCGTGGTGGTCGCGCCCAAGGCTCCGGCCCCCGCCCCCAAGGCTCCGGCTCCCGCCGCCGCCGCGCCCAAGGCTCCGCCCGCCGCGCCCGCCAAGGCTCCGGCTCCCGCCGCCGCCACGCCCGCCAAGGCGCAGCCCCAGGCCGCCGCGCCCGCCAAGGCTCCGGCTCCCGCCGCCGCCGCGCCCGCCAAGGCGCAGCCCGCGCCCAAGCCGCAGCCCGTCGTCGCCCAGGTCGAGGAGCCCGCCGAGGAGCCCGCTGGCGAGGAGTGCGACGAGGCCAGCTTCTTCCTGGATCAGGGCCTCTACGAGGAGGCTCGGGAGATCCTCGAGACGGTGCAGATCGCCTTCCCGGGCCACGCGCGCGCGGAAGAGCTCATGGCCCGGCTCGAGGCGCTCGAGTCCGGTGGGACTCCGGCCGCCGAGGAGCCCGAGGAGAGCACCGAGGCCATCGCCGTGCCCGCCGTGCCCGCCCTGGGCGAGTCTCCCGCCGAGCGCGACGCGTTCGACCTGGCGGCGGAGCTGGCCGGCGAGTTCGGTGACCTGGGCGGAGATCAGCCCGCGGCGCCCGCCGTCGAGGAGGACTTCCAGTACTCGGTGGAGGAGGTCTTCGCCGAGTTCAAGAAGGGCCTCGCCAAGGTCGTCAAGCCCGAGGACGTGGACACCCACTACGACCTGGGCATCGCCTACCGCGAGATGGGCCTCATGGACGACGCCCTCAACGAGTTCGCCGTGGCCCGCGAGGGCTGCGTGGGCAAGAAGCGTGAGGTGGACTGCCTCACGATGATTGGCCTGCTGCAGGCCCAGAAGGGCGATGCCGGCGCGGCGGTGGGCACCTTCAAGCAGGCGCTCGCCAGCGAGCACGCCACCGGCGAGGTCGCCAAGGCCATTGGCTTCGAGCTGGGTCTGGCCTACGAGGCCATCAACGAGCAGGGCAAGGCCCTCTACCACTACCAGCGCGTGGCGGCGCTCGACCCGAACTTCCGGGAAGCCGCTGGCCACGTGCAGCGGCTGGCCGCCACCACCTCTCCGGTGCCGGATCCCCTTCCTCCCAGCGGTGGGAAGACGCCCAACGCTCCTCCCCCAGGTGCCATGCCCGCGGCCGCCGGAGCCGCCCGGCCGCGTAAGGTAGGCTACGTCTAG
- a CDS encoding roadblock/LC7 domain-containing protein — protein MSFRTHLESVVNQVDGALACSVMGFDGISVDTHQREDAAELELNGAWVEYANLLSQLRQAAETLKTGEVQEVSVNSERVLTLMRLITPEYFLVLALRADGNYGKGRYVLRVIAPKIRAEL, from the coding sequence ATGTCCTTCCGCACGCACCTCGAGTCGGTGGTCAACCAGGTAGACGGGGCCCTGGCCTGCAGTGTGATGGGTTTCGACGGCATCTCCGTGGACACCCATCAGAGGGAAGACGCGGCCGAGCTGGAGCTGAACGGGGCCTGGGTGGAGTACGCCAACCTGCTCAGTCAGCTCCGCCAGGCCGCCGAGACCCTCAAGACGGGGGAGGTCCAGGAGGTCAGCGTCAACAGCGAGCGGGTGCTCACGCTGATGCGCCTCATTACCCCGGAATACTTCCTGGTGCTGGCGCTCCGGGCGGACGGTAACTATGGAAAGGGCAGGTACGTCCTCCGGGTGATCGCCCCCAAGATTCGCGCCGAGTTGTAG
- the accC gene encoding acetyl-CoA carboxylase biotin carboxylase subunit — protein MFKKVLIANRGEIALRVIRACRELGIATVAVHSTADANALHVRFADESVCIGPPPSKESYLNIPQLLSAAEITRADAIHPGYGFLSENSEFAKVCRDCKIHFIGPRPEMISLMGNKVRARNAAREAGLPLLPGSIGTVKDPKEAEAFAREIGFPVILKAAAGGGGKGMKIVREPHALAQAFSTAAAEAVASFGNGDLYIERYVEKPRHIEIQVVADEHGRIIHLGERECSVQRRHQKLIEESPSPALTPELRQQMGEVSIRAMEKLGYNNVGTIEYLLDENGRFYFMEMNTRIQVEHPVTELVTGIDLVREQIKLSSGEPLQRKQEDIQMRGHAIECRVNAEDPVTFAPWPGKITAYSVPGGYGVRVDSSAYENYTVLPYYDSLLAKLIVYAEDRPTAIRRMQRALGEYVVQGIRTNIPFHRAAMAEDAFVEGNYDTRFVERLLASETGSHRLRKAIEETP, from the coding sequence GTGTTCAAGAAGGTGCTGATCGCCAACCGCGGGGAGATTGCCCTGCGGGTCATCCGTGCTTGCCGTGAGCTGGGCATCGCCACCGTGGCGGTGCACTCCACGGCCGACGCCAACGCCCTGCACGTGCGGTTCGCCGATGAGTCGGTGTGCATCGGTCCGCCGCCGTCCAAGGAGAGCTACCTCAACATCCCGCAGCTGCTCTCCGCGGCGGAAATCACCCGGGCCGACGCCATCCACCCCGGCTACGGCTTCCTCTCGGAGAACTCCGAGTTCGCCAAGGTGTGCCGGGACTGCAAGATTCATTTCATCGGCCCCCGGCCGGAGATGATCTCGCTGATGGGCAACAAGGTGCGCGCCCGCAACGCCGCGCGCGAGGCCGGCCTGCCCCTGCTGCCCGGCAGCATCGGCACCGTGAAGGATCCCAAGGAGGCCGAGGCCTTCGCCCGGGAGATCGGCTTCCCGGTCATCCTCAAGGCGGCGGCCGGTGGCGGCGGCAAGGGCATGAAGATCGTCCGCGAGCCGCACGCGCTGGCCCAGGCCTTCTCCACGGCGGCGGCCGAGGCCGTGGCCTCCTTCGGCAACGGCGACCTCTACATCGAGCGGTACGTGGAGAAGCCGCGCCACATCGAGATTCAAGTCGTGGCCGACGAGCACGGGCGCATCATCCATCTGGGTGAGCGCGAGTGCTCCGTGCAGCGCCGCCACCAGAAGCTCATCGAGGAGAGCCCCTCTCCGGCCCTCACCCCCGAGCTGCGCCAGCAGATGGGCGAGGTCTCCATCCGCGCCATGGAGAAGCTCGGCTACAACAACGTGGGCACCATCGAGTACCTGCTGGATGAGAACGGGCGCTTCTACTTCATGGAGATGAACACCCGTATCCAGGTGGAGCACCCGGTGACCGAGCTCGTCACCGGCATCGACCTGGTGCGCGAGCAGATCAAGCTCTCCTCCGGCGAGCCCCTCCAGCGCAAGCAGGAGGACATCCAGATGCGCGGCCATGCCATTGAGTGCCGCGTCAACGCCGAGGACCCCGTCACCTTCGCTCCCTGGCCGGGTAAAATCACCGCCTACAGCGTGCCCGGTGGCTATGGCGTGCGTGTGGACTCCAGTGCGTACGAGAACTACACGGTGCTGCCGTACTACGACAGCCTGCTGGCCAAGCTGATCGTGTACGCGGAGGATCGGCCCACGGCCATCCGCCGCATGCAGCGGGCGCTGGGCGAGTACGTGGTGCAGGGCATCCGCACCAACATCCCGTTCCACCGGGCGGCCATGGCGGAGGACGCCTTCGTCGAGGGCAACTACGACACGCGCTTCGTGGAACGGCTGCTGGCGTCCGAGACGGGCAGCCACCGGCTGCGCAAGGCCATCGAGGAGACCCCCTAG